The following are from one region of the Ferrimicrobium sp. genome:
- a CDS encoding N,N-dimethylformamidase beta subunit family domain-containing protein: MAGQHQRITAKQRGRRLLVVVIAILVIAAGTSIAVATSSSTTTHPTKVTPTKASGTKRLAATFNGTDGVEARWVIQQNKLPGTTAWKITGPQTPDAIMGYTNRPQARMGQTVNVYVSTVAPTYRIEAFRMGYYQGLGARLVWTSKQLTGVVQPNCPASAPLYMVQCNWQRSTSFPITKAFVQGDYLLKLVGAGGQQSYIPLTVWDPHSTATYVVMNAVFTWQAFNPFGGYDLYQGATPEPGYPPPNRSRVLSFDRPYGYGDGAANFLTNEYPLVRYMEKHGLNVTYWTNITLTVHGNLLTKHQALLSLGHDEEWSTRMRANAVAASAHGVNLVFFGASPILRKVRLQSSPLGPNLEVVNYRDPQADPLYGVDNARVTQNWWGQPPANSPASSLVGDTYIGYNNNLSFPLVVTDAHTWLFAGTGLTNGSKIPGLLKYDFDGYDPSRPNPPNVEILSHSPVVIGFDNHKTYADTTYVTNPTSKAGIFESGTNNWIAAMQACPPGTTSCPSHLVRVMTGNILRLFGAGPTGLTTPSTANWSQFY; the protein is encoded by the coding sequence TTGGCAGGACAACATCAACGGATAACCGCGAAACAAAGAGGACGCCGGCTCCTCGTCGTCGTCATCGCGATCCTCGTCATCGCTGCCGGCACTTCGATCGCCGTTGCAACCTCCTCCTCGACGACTACCCATCCCACTAAGGTCACCCCAACCAAGGCGTCTGGGACAAAACGACTCGCAGCTACCTTCAATGGTACCGATGGTGTCGAAGCTCGTTGGGTGATCCAACAGAATAAACTACCTGGGACCACCGCCTGGAAGATCACCGGGCCACAGACTCCTGATGCGATCATGGGCTATACCAACCGGCCACAAGCACGCATGGGCCAAACGGTCAATGTCTACGTCTCGACCGTCGCTCCCACGTACCGCATCGAAGCCTTCCGAATGGGCTATTACCAAGGACTCGGCGCTCGGTTGGTCTGGACATCGAAGCAGCTCACCGGCGTGGTACAACCAAACTGTCCAGCCTCTGCCCCCCTCTATATGGTGCAATGCAACTGGCAGCGCTCGACCTCCTTTCCCATCACAAAGGCGTTTGTCCAAGGTGACTACCTCCTAAAACTGGTAGGCGCAGGTGGGCAGCAAAGCTACATTCCCCTCACGGTCTGGGATCCCCACTCCACGGCGACCTATGTCGTCATGAACGCTGTCTTTACCTGGCAGGCCTTTAATCCCTTCGGTGGCTATGACCTCTATCAGGGTGCCACACCTGAACCAGGTTATCCACCTCCCAATCGGTCGCGTGTCCTCTCCTTTGACCGCCCCTATGGTTACGGCGATGGAGCAGCTAACTTCTTGACCAACGAATACCCGCTGGTGCGTTACATGGAAAAGCACGGTCTCAACGTGACCTACTGGACCAACATCACCCTCACGGTCCATGGCAACCTCCTTACCAAACACCAGGCGTTGCTCTCCCTCGGACATGACGAGGAGTGGTCGACAAGGATGCGTGCGAATGCGGTTGCCGCCAGCGCCCACGGCGTCAATCTGGTCTTCTTCGGTGCGAGCCCGATCCTGCGCAAGGTCCGTCTCCAGTCCTCACCCCTTGGACCAAACCTGGAGGTCGTGAATTACCGCGACCCGCAGGCCGATCCACTCTATGGGGTCGACAATGCTCGCGTCACACAGAACTGGTGGGGTCAGCCCCCCGCTAACTCACCCGCCTCGTCCTTGGTGGGCGATACCTATATCGGCTACAACAACAACCTCAGCTTTCCGCTCGTGGTCACCGACGCACACACCTGGCTCTTTGCGGGTACCGGCCTCACTAACGGCTCGAAGATACCAGGTCTCTTGAAGTATGACTTTGACGGCTACGATCCCAGCCGCCCGAACCCCCCCAACGTCGAGATCCTCAGTCACTCGCCAGTTGTAATCGGCTTTGATAACCATAAGACGTACGCCGACACCACGTACGTCACCAACCCCACCAGCAAGGCCGGCATCTTCGAGAGCGGGACCAATAATTGGATCGCTGCCATGCAAGCTTGTCCACCGGGAACCACCTCCTGCCCGAGCCACCTTGTTCGCGTGATGACCGGCAATATTCTCCGACTCTTTGGAGCTGGCCCGACTGGCTTGACCACCCCCTCTACCGCCAACTGGTCGCAGTTTTATTAA
- a CDS encoding methyltransferase domain-containing protein, which yields MAAIYIHGHDPSVLASHRWRGAENSAGYLVPVLREDDTLLDVGCGPGTITRDFAQLLSRGRVIALDQTAPIVKEAVGASPYGFGIVGDAYALPFENKSFDVVHAHQVLQHLRDPQRAVTEMARVARRHLAFADADYDRMMWWPTSEGLERWMQVYQGIASANQVNPNIGRELPSLALACGLAHHSVSTITWTYATPELCHWWGGLWAGRVRHSTFASEALRLGLASDEELDFIAQAWQTWANQPGAIFVITSVAILAEI from the coding sequence ATGGCAGCTATCTATATTCACGGTCATGACCCATCGGTCCTCGCGTCACATCGTTGGCGAGGAGCCGAAAACTCCGCTGGCTACCTCGTACCCGTCCTGCGAGAAGACGACACACTACTCGATGTTGGCTGTGGACCAGGAACCATCACACGCGACTTTGCACAACTCCTCTCCAGGGGTCGTGTCATCGCCCTCGACCAAACCGCGCCGATCGTCAAGGAGGCAGTTGGGGCCAGTCCGTACGGCTTTGGCATCGTTGGTGACGCCTACGCGCTACCCTTTGAGAACAAGAGCTTTGACGTCGTCCATGCTCACCAGGTACTCCAACATCTTCGCGATCCACAACGAGCCGTGACCGAGATGGCCAGGGTGGCCCGACGCCACCTCGCCTTCGCCGACGCAGACTATGACCGAATGATGTGGTGGCCTACCTCGGAGGGACTCGAGCGCTGGATGCAGGTCTATCAAGGCATCGCTTCGGCCAATCAAGTCAATCCCAACATTGGCCGCGAACTCCCGTCGCTCGCGCTAGCCTGTGGGCTCGCACACCACAGCGTCAGCACCATCACCTGGACCTACGCCACACCAGAGCTGTGCCATTGGTGGGGCGGGTTATGGGCCGGACGGGTACGGCACTCCACCTTTGCGAGCGAGGCCCTTCGGCTTGGACTCGCCAGCGACGAGGAGCTCGACTTCATCGCCCAAGCCTGGCAGACCTGGGCAAACCAACCTGGAGCGATCTTTGTGATCACATCGGTAGCGATTCTGGCTGAGATCTAG
- a CDS encoding TrkA family potassium uptake protein: protein MPTLFAVLLTKVKRSQIVTLLIASITCLVIGAIAFALTQHVSVGIGLYWAVTTATTVGYGDVTPHNTVGRVIAILVMVTTIPLFGAAFAFLAASLTATRLAKLLHMREGPPKGSFVAIYGMHDAVRKIASEVAATGERVVVVAESNLESLPATIETIKGDPTLETVLRRSEPERASRLLIAVEDEKDALLIAVMLRHLAPSVPLIAVANSSRIATALTDLGVETTVSIEDLLGHTLAKSIETPHAGDLLLEMVRSPEMMFREYPADPGVIGRTLSQARSIEQGLLLGVVKQGQIHMGVSTDPVIEAGDTILVLRPRSQLSKR, encoded by the coding sequence ATGCCCACTTTGTTTGCTGTCCTGTTGACGAAGGTCAAACGTAGCCAGATTGTGACGCTGTTGATCGCTTCGATCACCTGTTTGGTGATCGGCGCCATCGCCTTTGCCCTTACCCAGCATGTCAGTGTTGGCATCGGTCTTTACTGGGCGGTCACCACAGCGACAACCGTCGGCTATGGGGATGTGACACCACACAACACCGTCGGCCGAGTGATCGCCATTCTTGTGATGGTGACGACGATTCCACTCTTTGGCGCCGCCTTTGCTTTTCTGGCGGCATCGCTCACCGCTACCCGGCTCGCTAAGCTCTTGCACATGCGAGAAGGACCCCCCAAAGGAAGTTTTGTTGCGATCTATGGGATGCACGATGCCGTGCGCAAGATTGCGAGTGAGGTCGCAGCCACGGGAGAGCGGGTGGTGGTGGTCGCCGAGAGCAATTTGGAGAGTCTCCCGGCAACGATCGAGACGATCAAGGGGGATCCAACTCTCGAGACGGTGCTCCGGCGTTCAGAGCCGGAACGGGCCTCGAGGCTTCTCATCGCTGTCGAGGATGAGAAGGACGCACTGTTGATCGCTGTGATGCTCCGACATCTTGCACCGTCTGTCCCACTCATCGCCGTCGCCAACTCCTCGAGGATTGCGACGGCACTCACGGATTTGGGGGTGGAGACCACGGTCTCGATCGAGGATCTGTTGGGACATACACTCGCCAAGAGTATCGAGACTCCCCACGCTGGTGATCTACTGCTGGAGATGGTGCGCTCCCCCGAGATGATGTTTCGCGAGTATCCCGCCGACCCGGGGGTGATCGGCCGTACGCTCAGTCAGGCCCGTTCGATCGAGCAGGGGTTGTTGCTCGGCGTCGTCAAACAGGGTCAGATCCACATGGGTGTCTCGACGGATCCGGTGATCGAAGCTGGGGACACGATCCTCGTGCTTCGCCCTCGCTCCCAGCTGTCGAAGCGCTAG
- a CDS encoding type IV secretory system conjugative DNA transfer family protein codes for MFYLGREASGAPFFTSDRSHLLVLGPPRSGKTSSLVIPNARLFPGAVVVTSTKNDILEAILARRLEVGKVWVFDPSGEVPLMEGVQRASWSPVMAATSFEEAVLVAEGFVAVALGAGGTSDRHWIDRAKALLAPLLLAGNLLGVPATVIAQWVDGREFGEATDTLQFAGEVRALGVLQGILGTEARERSAIISSTSGALGAYRFRDQDEGEEFVPSRFVVSHDLLLIVSPSLVQTVVAPVVVALIDEIRRAAYRATVVGMQPMVALLLDEMANIAPLPSLGSLLSEGVSQGVHLLGALQDLSQARLRWPQLMRGLLTLFGTTVVLGGIGDIETLRMLEELFGDVDREEVGWQRGGLLRLTTSTHRRARPLMSRGDLRDLGPFEAAVLDLRGRSGTVQLTPDFRQ; via the coding sequence GTGTTCTACCTGGGGAGAGAGGCCAGTGGTGCCCCGTTCTTTACCTCCGATCGGTCACATCTGCTGGTGTTAGGTCCGCCAAGGTCTGGGAAGACCTCCTCGTTGGTGATTCCCAATGCACGGCTTTTTCCTGGGGCTGTCGTCGTCACTTCGACGAAGAATGATATCCTGGAGGCTATTTTGGCCCGTCGTCTCGAGGTCGGCAAGGTTTGGGTTTTTGACCCGAGTGGAGAGGTGCCACTCATGGAGGGGGTCCAGCGCGCAAGTTGGTCTCCGGTCATGGCGGCAACCAGTTTCGAAGAGGCGGTCTTGGTGGCTGAGGGCTTTGTCGCCGTGGCGCTCGGCGCTGGGGGAACATCGGATCGACACTGGATCGATCGCGCGAAGGCCCTTCTCGCACCGCTCTTGCTGGCGGGCAATCTTCTCGGAGTGCCAGCGACGGTGATTGCCCAATGGGTCGACGGGCGTGAATTTGGAGAGGCCACCGATACTCTCCAATTCGCCGGAGAGGTGCGCGCCCTTGGCGTACTTCAAGGGATCTTAGGGACCGAGGCGAGGGAGCGATCAGCGATCATCTCCTCGACCTCGGGTGCTCTTGGGGCCTACCGTTTCCGCGACCAGGATGAGGGAGAGGAGTTTGTACCCTCACGCTTTGTCGTGAGTCATGACCTGCTCCTCATCGTCTCTCCGTCCCTGGTACAGACGGTCGTCGCTCCGGTGGTGGTAGCGTTAATTGACGAGATCCGTCGTGCTGCCTATCGCGCTACCGTCGTGGGGATGCAGCCGATGGTGGCCCTACTCCTTGATGAGATGGCCAACATTGCTCCGCTCCCCTCGCTTGGCTCGCTGCTCTCTGAAGGGGTGAGTCAAGGTGTCCACCTACTTGGTGCCCTGCAGGACCTTTCACAGGCGCGACTTCGATGGCCACAACTCATGCGAGGCCTCTTGACACTTTTTGGGACCACGGTGGTCCTCGGTGGAATCGGCGATATCGAGACCCTGCGCATGTTGGAGGAGCTCTTTGGGGATGTGGACCGAGAGGAGGTGGGCTGGCAGCGCGGAGGTCTCTTGCGACTCACGACGAGCACCCATCGACGGGCGCGACCGCTGATGAGCCGCGGCGATCTCCGCGACCTTGGACCCTTCGAGGCGGCAGTGCTGGATCTGCGGGGTCGTTCTGGAACCGTGCAGCTGACTCCTGATTTTCGCCAGTAA